Genomic window (Candidatus Dadabacteria bacterium):
TGGATAGTAAATATTTCGATTCAATCCGTAAAGAGCGTTAGAGGTCGCCTTGATATTTTTCTTCAGTCGCCGTAGGTAAACATTTCCCGTAACACCCCTGCCACCTCCCGCGCGCGCGTGTCCGGCAGGACACCCAGCCGTCTGACTAGGCGAGACTTGTCCACGGTCCTTATCTGATCGAGTACCACTTGGCCTTTTTTCCGCTGAAAGGTGACATTTACGCGACTGGGGTAATCCCGTTGCGTCGACGTCATAGGCGCTATTATGACCGTGTTAATGTACCGGTTCATCTCATCCGGCGAGATCACTACGCATGGCCGCATCTTCCGGATTTCCGATCCCTGTGCGGGATCCAGGTTGACCAGATATATATCATATCGCCGAACTTGCTTTACCATGTCCAGTCCTCGGCATCAAAGTCGTTTTCAAGCGCATCGGGAACCAGCGACACATCGTCACCGACGGCCACCATTTTTTCAAAAGCCGCACTCCAACCCTCGCGCACGCTCCGCACAGGCGCAAGCACGATGACTCCGTTCTCAACACGCATCTCCAACTCGTCGCCGAGGCCGCACTGCTTGATAACCGACGAAGGGATACGAATTCCCTTCGAGTTACCAATAGATATCAGATTAATCTTCATGTGTTTGCCTCTTTGTATAATTACATTGTAATCACTAGACAGGCAGATTTCAAGGACAGTGGTATAGAAGTGATCAGCTTGTAAAGAGCGTTGCCCGTATATCTCTAGATTGAGAGCTTTTATTTTTTCGCCTTCTCAGAAAGCTCGATCAGTTTCTCTAGCGCTTCCATGGGAGTCATGTTCATGGGATCAAGGGT
Coding sequences:
- a CDS encoding type II toxin-antitoxin system PemK/MazF family toxin; the encoded protein is MVKQVRRYDIYLVNLDPAQGSEIRKMRPCVVISPDEMNRYINTVIIAPMTSTQRDYPSRVNVTFQRKKGQVVLDQIRTVDKSRLVRRLGVLPDTRAREVAGVLREMFTYGD
- a CDS encoding AbrB/MazE/SpoVT family DNA-binding domain-containing protein; protein product: MKINLISIGNSKGIRIPSSVIKQCGLGDELEMRVENGVIVLAPVRSVREGWSAAFEKMVAVGDDVSLVPDALENDFDAEDWTW